Proteins encoded within one genomic window of Hermetia illucens chromosome 2, iHerIll2.2.curated.20191125, whole genome shotgun sequence:
- the LOC119649504 gene encoding divergent protein kinase domain 1C: MISRFTGFRRKFRNFYQRIIIISVLLLCSVFLFSYLNLEFCYKIMVKGTLNSMCSYYKEGKYSGALCEELCNGDYFKEFKCPENRMKTAVFTAVKNHYTYSFQIAKEVTEPLAWTDRQGRPRYPHIKEFQSLIKRHIAFAYNVTIDEDVIKALLSQEINSKSPEQMESIWRMFRDNNYVMSKLFEEESVFPVILGSCGPYYATEHLKAIHPSAGIRQYISVDWIGRLKFALDIMDYLQRMDEVKPEPLKMCKILPNEFGITIDKRIKYKNAQYIHTESQIDKIISDGSPCEIDSDCRYEHCLGKCDPKLKMCTGIQQNNNLQIVCQHIFKGHRYLPGILATSKAPQHLKTLIDICVDSSENPRHHLPSRQLTPSPNIAAKLYNEIKRVYNEETFRQ, from the exons ATGATCTCACGGTTCACAGGATTTCGACGAAAGTTTCGTAATTTTTACCaaagaataataattataaGTGTTTTGTTACTATGCTCGGtgtttttattttcctatttGAATTTGGAATTCTGCTACAAAATCATGGTAAAGGGTACACTTAATAGTATG TGCTCATATTACAAGGAAGGGAAGTACAGTGGGGCGCTATGTGAAGAACTGTGCAATGGAGATTACTTCAAGGAGTTCAAGTGTCCTGAAAATCGGATGAAAACTGCGGTTTTCACAGCTGTTAAAAACCATTACACGTATTCATTCCAG ATTGCCAAAGAAGTTACGGAACCATTAGCATGGACAGACCGACAAGGACGTCCGCGCTATCCGCATATCAAAGAATTCCAAAGCCTAATCAAGAGACATATAGCTTTTGCATATAACGTAACCATTGATGAAGACGTG ATAAAGGCTCTCCTTAGTCAAGAAATAAATTCTAAAAGTCCAGAACAAATGGAAAGCATCTGGAGGATGTTTCGCGACAACAATTATGTTATGAGTAAACTTTTTGAAGAGGAATCTGTGTTCCCAGTTATATTGGGCTCATGTGGACCATATTATGCAACGGAGCATTTGAAGGCTATACATCCTTCGGCCGGAATCCGACAATACAT tTCTGTAGACTGGATTGGACGGCTGAAGTTTGCGTTAGATATCATGGACTACTTGCAAAGAATGGATGAAGTTAAACCAGAACCgttgaaaatgtgcaaaatcTTGCCCAATGAGTTTGGAATAACAATAGACAAACG GATAAAGTACAAAAATGCACAATACATTCATACTGAATCTCAAATAGACAAAATCATCTCAGATGGATCACCTTGTGAAATTGATTCTGATTGCCGATATGAGCATTGTCTTGGCAAATGTGATCCCAAACTTAAAATGTGCACGGGAATCCAACAAAATAATAATCTACAGATCGTCTGCCAGCAC ATTTTCAAAGGACATCGATATCTGCCAGGCATCCTGGCTACATCAAAAGCACCTCAACACTTGAAAACTCTCATTGATATTTGCGTTGACTCATCCGAGAATCCACGACATCACTTACCCAGTAGACAGCTGACCCCCTCTCCAAATATTGCCGCCAAACTTTACAATGAAATCAAAAGAGTTTACAATGAGGAGACCTTTCGCCAATGA